The Triticum dicoccoides isolate Atlit2015 ecotype Zavitan chromosome 6A, WEW_v2.0, whole genome shotgun sequence genome has a window encoding:
- the LOC119315457 gene encoding agamous-like MADS-box protein AGL80, producing the protein MARKKVALRYICNDSTRINTLKKHTKNLMKKAGEVATLCNAKACVLVYGEGAMVPEVFPSHAEAMAILNRFMSMPEVPQLKKKMDQETILSRRLIQLRHQVEKIRCEHEDREARILLHKAMVSGHLPGNIEEFTTMAWKLELILKSLRERITKITGQPLVYQAQAPYVTGGMDMGSPMYQALRQQQEGWLDMARSQGNPRTQIYNGHNTRL; encoded by the coding sequence ATGGCTCGCAAGAAGGTGGCCCTCCGGTATATCTGCAATGACTCGACGCGGATCAATACCTTGAAGAAGCATACCAAGAACCTGATGAAGAAGGCCGGTGAGGTGGCCACCTTGTGCAACGCCAAGGCCTGCGTGCTGGTGTATGGTGAGGGTGCAATGGTGCCAGAGGTGTTCCCATCCCATGCCGAGGCGATGGCTATCCTAAATCGGTTCATGAGCATGCCAGAGGTGCCACAGctaaagaagaagatggaccaggaGACCATTCTTAGTCGGCGCCTCATACAACTCCGACATCAGGTAGAGAAGATTAGGTGCGAGCACGAGGACCGTGAGGCCAGGATTCTCTTGCACAAGGCCATGGTCAGTGGACACCTCCCAGGAAACATCGAGGAGTTCACAACCATGGCCTGGAAGTTAGAGTTAATCCTTAAGAGCCTGAGGGAGCGCATCACGAAAATAACTGGGCAGCCGCTAGTCTACCAAGCCCAGGCGCCATATGTCACCGGCGGCATGGACATGGGGTCTCCGATGTATCAGGCATTGCGACAGCAGCAGGAGGGATGGCTTGACATGGCGAGGTCCCAAGGGAACCCCCGCACCCAGATCTACAATGGACACAATACTCGTCTATGA